Proteins co-encoded in one Ruegeria sp. HKCCD4315 genomic window:
- a CDS encoding DUF1254 domain-containing protein: MKTKSLAVLTALVLASHSSAQEFKADVPENVLTPDKVETQTLGDLEFFDGMPSPETVEKVFDNLDLIRATTAFLDGMKIASLRAMFQAYEDLGVEPNEVVIAEDLLDARSIWLTPNTTTIYTGSNVDISEGPMVIEVPPGLLGLLDDAAFEYVTDIGALGADKGEGGKYLLLHKDDETPVPEGYFELRTKTYEHWLILRRQPGPDGDTAGPVAEIKAGLNIYPLSEADNPPVETFLNISGVQHNTVHANNEDFFEEIHVALENNPIGAFNPEIVGTFASIGIKKGEPFEPDARMQGIFKEAAAIANATARAITYASRDPGVFFYDDRQWNSPFQRQSYLFLEDGARILDDRSYFFYMATGITPAMTSPPVGTGSVYAMTARDSNGQYLDGSKTYKVTLPAPVPAKNFASFMLYSGQTRSILETDQQSGGIDSNRPGIKQNEDGSTSIYFGPEAPEGWENNWAQTMPGQSFNVMMRLYGPLEPWFDKTWRPGDLELVE, from the coding sequence ATGAAAACAAAGTCGTTAGCTGTGCTGACTGCCCTGGTACTCGCATCGCATTCTTCAGCCCAAGAATTCAAAGCCGACGTGCCTGAGAATGTTCTTACACCAGACAAGGTCGAAACTCAGACGCTTGGTGATCTGGAATTCTTCGATGGTATGCCATCACCTGAGACGGTGGAGAAAGTCTTCGACAACCTTGATCTGATCAGAGCAACGACGGCTTTCCTGGATGGCATGAAGATCGCTTCGCTTCGAGCGATGTTCCAAGCTTACGAAGATCTTGGAGTGGAGCCAAACGAAGTTGTCATTGCAGAAGATTTGCTTGATGCTCGTTCCATTTGGCTGACACCCAATACAACGACGATCTACACCGGTTCGAACGTTGACATATCTGAGGGTCCGATGGTGATTGAGGTGCCGCCCGGGTTGCTTGGCCTTTTGGACGATGCGGCATTCGAATATGTGACGGACATTGGTGCGCTTGGCGCTGACAAAGGCGAAGGCGGCAAATACCTTCTTCTTCACAAAGACGATGAAACGCCTGTGCCAGAAGGGTACTTTGAGCTGCGCACAAAGACCTACGAGCACTGGCTCATCCTTCGCAGGCAGCCCGGGCCAGATGGCGATACGGCTGGGCCTGTTGCTGAGATCAAAGCAGGTTTGAATATCTATCCGCTTAGCGAAGCGGATAACCCGCCTGTTGAAACCTTCTTGAATATCTCTGGTGTCCAACACAACACTGTTCACGCAAACAACGAAGACTTCTTTGAAGAGATCCATGTTGCACTCGAAAACAATCCAATAGGCGCTTTCAATCCGGAGATCGTAGGCACGTTCGCTTCCATAGGGATCAAGAAAGGCGAGCCCTTTGAGCCCGATGCCCGTATGCAGGGCATATTTAAGGAGGCAGCAGCAATCGCAAACGCCACGGCGCGAGCGATCACGTATGCCTCGCGCGATCCAGGAGTGTTCTTTTATGACGACCGGCAATGGAACTCACCGTTCCAACGCCAGAGCTATCTTTTTCTCGAGGACGGCGCGCGCATCCTCGATGATCGGTCGTACTTTTTCTATATGGCAACGGGCATAACGCCTGCGATGACCTCGCCACCGGTCGGGACGGGGTCTGTCTATGCGATGACAGCGCGAGACAGCAACGGACAGTACCTTGACGGCTCAAAAACCTATAAGGTAACGCTACCGGCGCCGGTTCCCGCCAAAAATTTTGCGTCGTTTATGTTGTATAGCGGACAGACTCGGTCAATCCTTGAAACTGACCAGCAATCCGGTGGTATCGACTCTAATAGACCGGGGATAAAACAGAACGAGGATGGGAGTACCAGCATCTATTTTGGTCCAGAAGCCCCAGAAGGTTGGGAGAACAACTGGGCGCAAACCATGCCCGGGCAAAGCTTCAACGTGATGATGCGCCTCTACGGCCCGCTCGAGCCTTGGTTCGACAAGACCTGGCGTCCCGGTGATCTGGAACTGGTAGAATAA
- a CDS encoding nuclear transport factor 2 family protein — protein MTPKELVLEAVAAIFVNFDATAAEQLLANDYIQHNPAVPTGAAPILGLIPGLKESGIEVDIHRVITEGDMVVLHTTYNNAQAFGADTLVGFDVFRVEDGKVAEHWDNLTPLTPPNPSGHTQTDGPTEITDLDKTAENKALVTDFVNTILKDGDVDRITEFLSTETYIQHNSNIADGLDGLGAALAGMAEQGIQMIYSDVHIVVAEGNFVFTASEGKFADEPTAFYDLFRVEDGKIVEHWDVIAEIPAEMAHDNGKF, from the coding sequence ATGACACCTAAAGAACTCGTATTGGAGGCTGTAGCCGCCATTTTCGTCAACTTCGACGCAACCGCCGCCGAACAACTGCTGGCAAATGACTATATTCAGCACAACCCTGCTGTCCCCACAGGTGCCGCCCCGATCCTCGGGTTAATCCCCGGTCTCAAGGAAAGCGGGATCGAGGTGGACATCCACCGGGTGATCACGGAGGGCGATATGGTCGTCCTGCATACGACCTATAACAACGCCCAGGCGTTTGGCGCAGACACCTTGGTTGGCTTTGATGTCTTCCGCGTCGAGGATGGAAAGGTTGCGGAACACTGGGACAACCTGACACCGCTCACACCGCCAAACCCTTCGGGACACACTCAGACCGATGGTCCGACTGAGATAACCGATCTGGATAAGACTGCTGAGAACAAGGCGCTGGTCACAGACTTTGTGAACACTATCCTGAAGGATGGCGACGTTGACCGGATAACCGAATTCCTGTCCACGGAGACCTACATCCAGCACAACAGCAACATTGCTGACGGTCTGGACGGTTTGGGTGCGGCACTTGCAGGCATGGCCGAGCAAGGCATCCAAATGATCTACTCGGATGTCCACATTGTTGTGGCCGAGGGCAACTTTGTCTTCACCGCCTCTGAGGGTAAGTTTGCCGATGAGCCGACTGCCTTCTATGACCTATTCCGCGTCGAAGACGGCAAGATCGTTGAGCATTGGGACGTGATCGCAGAGATCCCTGCTGAAATGGCCCATGACAACGGCAAGTTCTGA
- a CDS encoding LysR family transcriptional regulator gives MDRIDGMQSFVAVVESGSFAAAGQRLGISNKLVSKRVAQLENMVGLNLLHRTTRSMSLTHEGERYLEGARRVLAELEQLETEFDASEGLKGIVRVAAPLTYGDTAVAKAASRFVEQHPDVTVELDLSDHYADLAKGGFDIAIRIGALSDSSLVVRKLGETHMKVVATPSYLEEHGAPSHPAELSDHICIRDANNPDPNRWPFQIEGQTVQVPVSGPFLANSPPACLVPTRAGSGIFICPDVFLGDDLETGRLVQLFPEFHSRTLPIQSVQLPSAFRKPRVRAFVEFMREEIRA, from the coding sequence ATGGACCGGATCGACGGGATGCAGAGCTTCGTGGCTGTTGTGGAATCCGGTTCTTTTGCCGCCGCCGGACAACGGCTTGGCATTTCAAACAAGCTGGTCAGCAAACGTGTGGCCCAGCTCGAAAACATGGTTGGGCTGAATCTTCTCCATCGCACCACCAGGTCTATGTCGTTGACCCACGAGGGGGAGCGATATCTGGAAGGAGCGCGACGGGTGCTGGCTGAATTGGAGCAGTTGGAGACTGAGTTTGACGCTTCAGAGGGCTTGAAGGGCATCGTTCGTGTGGCTGCGCCCCTTACCTATGGCGACACGGCGGTGGCTAAAGCAGCAAGCCGTTTCGTAGAGCAACACCCGGACGTCACAGTCGAATTGGACTTGTCGGATCATTATGCCGATCTGGCCAAGGGCGGTTTCGATATCGCAATACGGATCGGCGCGCTCAGTGACTCCAGTTTGGTCGTTCGCAAGCTCGGTGAAACGCATATGAAAGTCGTCGCGACTCCTTCCTACCTTGAAGAACATGGCGCACCTTCACATCCTGCGGAACTCTCGGACCACATTTGCATTCGAGATGCGAACAACCCCGATCCAAACCGCTGGCCATTCCAGATCGAAGGGCAAACCGTGCAGGTGCCTGTCTCTGGCCCATTTCTGGCAAACAGTCCTCCCGCCTGCCTCGTACCGACGCGTGCCGGGAGCGGCATCTTCATATGCCCAGATGTGTTTTTGGGGGACGACCTTGAAACCGGACGTCTTGTGCAACTCTTTCCGGAGTTCCATTCCCGCACTTTGCCGATCCAAAGCGTGCAGTTACCTTCGGCCTTTCGAAAGCCGCGTGTAAGGGCCTTTGTGGAGTTTATGCGTGAAGAGATTCGGGCGTAG
- a CDS encoding VOC family protein produces MATSDAPISISQVALTVRDLDKTATFYEDVIGLGLIERNGESAFLGTEAGTLIELRQDRNARPFPKEAGLFHTAFLLPSKQDLGAWLIYADERGVRLDGASHHGVSEALYLNDPEGNGIEIYRDLPREAWKRQGDTIHMTTHPLDLKSLTVDATQWQCAPPGTVIGHVHLRVGDVGKAAKFVTDELSMVQTFELPSARWFGSGGYHHHLAANAWQSKGAGSRSAGATGLTSVELLADPADLTPGHKVDPWGTEFTITSAQAGAARMSSNQTKRGLQR; encoded by the coding sequence ATGGCAACGTCAGACGCCCCCATCTCAATAAGTCAGGTCGCCCTGACGGTGCGCGATCTGGATAAGACCGCCACCTTCTATGAAGACGTGATTGGCCTCGGCCTGATCGAACGCAACGGTGAAAGCGCCTTCCTCGGCACCGAGGCCGGAACGCTGATCGAGTTGCGCCAGGACCGAAACGCTAGACCCTTTCCTAAAGAGGCGGGGCTGTTTCACACCGCATTTCTGTTGCCGTCCAAACAAGACCTCGGCGCATGGCTGATCTACGCGGATGAGCGTGGTGTTCGCCTGGATGGCGCATCCCACCACGGTGTCAGCGAGGCGCTGTATCTGAACGATCCCGAAGGAAACGGCATCGAAATCTATCGTGATCTGCCTCGCGAAGCGTGGAAACGCCAAGGCGATACCATCCACATGACAACGCACCCGCTCGACCTGAAATCACTAACGGTAGATGCCACACAGTGGCAATGCGCACCGCCAGGCACAGTCATCGGACACGTTCATTTACGTGTCGGTGATGTCGGCAAGGCAGCCAAGTTCGTTACTGACGAGCTGAGTATGGTTCAGACATTTGAGCTGCCCTCAGCCCGCTGGTTCGGGTCCGGTGGCTACCATCACCATCTTGCGGCGAATGCTTGGCAATCAAAGGGGGCAGGCTCGCGCTCTGCTGGGGCCACTGGTCTCACAAGTGTTGAACTGTTGGCTGACCCGGCAGATCTCACGCCCGGCCACAAGGTCGATCCGTGGGGCACAGAATTCACAATCACCTCGGCGCAAGCCGGCGCCGCGAGAATGTCGTCAAATCAAACCAAGAGAGGACTACAACGATGA
- a CDS encoding TetR/AcrR family transcriptional regulator, with amino-acid sequence MPRKPAYDRDALIAKAKDIFWRQGWAGTSLKDLERELKLKPGSFYAAFGSKDALYALTMESYTREGVARLKALAEKLGPKGALKAQPRLVIEAVENPTKACMLAKTYAELQAKDHDLADQAARHMTEMKACFAELFRSAQNAGEIRSEHDPDRLAARYQSDILGLRLSAEREDVDADEIAADIAADIDRL; translated from the coding sequence ATGCCTCGGAAACCCGCATATGATCGTGATGCTCTGATTGCTAAAGCAAAGGACATCTTCTGGCGTCAGGGCTGGGCCGGGACGTCGCTGAAGGATCTGGAGCGGGAATTGAAACTAAAGCCCGGCAGTTTTTATGCGGCATTCGGCTCGAAGGACGCGCTCTATGCGCTGACAATGGAAAGCTACACACGGGAAGGCGTGGCACGCCTAAAGGCTTTGGCTGAAAAGTTGGGGCCAAAAGGGGCGTTGAAAGCGCAGCCCCGTTTGGTGATCGAAGCGGTCGAGAACCCGACGAAAGCCTGCATGTTGGCAAAGACATATGCGGAGTTGCAGGCGAAAGATCACGACCTTGCGGATCAGGCCGCGCGGCACATGACTGAGATGAAAGCGTGTTTTGCCGAGCTGTTCCGAAGCGCTCAGAATGCTGGTGAAATCCGGTCTGAACATGACCCGGATCGACTGGCGGCGCGGTATCAGTCGGACATTCTTGGATTGCGATTGTCTGCTGAGCGCGAGGATGTCGACGCAGATGAAATCGCTGCGGACATCGCCGCTGACATTGATCGCTTGTGA
- a CDS encoding AraC family transcriptional regulator, which translates to MNLPPMISAKALGAMPQFVLEAAGERRLLRAFDSADLPVHFIEERGGYISEHALATFVHEAARSTGQQNIGLLWSPYLTVADYGAWGSYVLSAPTLGAALIRASAVMPFHSSTDRAWLETSGTRARYCYRFGLRSHFAYPDIGFSAVGVFLSIFCAYLGTDWKPSAVLLDFPKIPGFVEAEDTYACPVIWNATRLGVEFEASALRAEATPKKLSSGSTTVGDISRERLGGPPQTLRGQVEEVVWQQLHREEMSIDATARSLDLGIRTLQRKLAGEGVRFREIVNDVRVARAEELLTDTRETVSSISSMLGYETANNFSRAFRKVTGLTPSDYRKMNSGHT; encoded by the coding sequence TTGAACCTACCACCGATGATTTCGGCCAAGGCCTTGGGCGCGATGCCCCAGTTCGTGCTTGAGGCCGCTGGGGAAAGACGCCTGCTGCGTGCTTTTGACTCTGCCGATCTTCCTGTTCACTTCATTGAGGAAAGAGGCGGTTACATCTCGGAGCATGCCTTGGCGACCTTTGTGCACGAAGCCGCACGATCCACGGGACAACAAAACATCGGATTGTTGTGGTCACCGTATCTCACTGTCGCTGACTATGGCGCTTGGGGGAGTTACGTTCTTTCTGCTCCAACGCTGGGGGCAGCGCTAATACGAGCTTCTGCCGTCATGCCATTTCATTCGTCCACGGATCGCGCGTGGCTAGAAACTTCGGGCACAAGAGCGCGCTACTGTTATCGTTTTGGACTTCGCTCGCATTTCGCGTATCCGGACATCGGTTTCTCGGCCGTTGGGGTTTTTCTGAGCATATTCTGCGCGTATTTAGGAACCGACTGGAAACCATCGGCCGTGCTCTTGGACTTCCCGAAGATTCCTGGATTTGTCGAGGCAGAAGACACCTACGCTTGTCCTGTAATCTGGAACGCCACCCGGCTTGGGGTTGAGTTTGAAGCATCGGCTTTGCGAGCCGAAGCCACGCCCAAAAAACTTAGCAGCGGCTCGACAACTGTCGGAGATATTTCTCGCGAACGATTGGGCGGCCCACCTCAAACACTTAGAGGACAAGTCGAGGAAGTGGTTTGGCAACAACTTCATCGGGAGGAAATGTCGATTGATGCCACCGCGCGTTCGCTCGATCTTGGCATTCGCACACTACAGCGGAAGTTAGCAGGCGAAGGGGTTCGTTTTCGCGAAATCGTCAACGATGTCAGGGTAGCAAGGGCCGAGGAACTCCTCACAGATACGCGCGAGACAGTCTCCAGCATCTCCTCCATGCTAGGATATGAAACCGCAAATAATTTCAGCCGCGCATTTAGGAAGGTGACGGGACTGACGCCCTCTGACTATCGCAAGATGAACTCCGGTCATACTTGA
- the gyrB gene encoding DNA topoisomerase (ATP-hydrolyzing) subunit B produces MSEDAQAPQEYGADSIKVLKGLEAVRKRPGMYIGDTDDGSGLHHMVYEVVDNGIDEALAGHADHVTVKIHADSSVSVSDNGRGIPVDIHPEEGVSAAEVIMTQLHAGGKFDSNSYKVSGGLHGVGVSVVNALSDWLELRIWRAGKEHVARFEGGETAEHLKVVGECGDRTGTEVRFLASTNTFSNLEYSFETLEKRLRELAFLNSGVRIILIDERPAERLETELFYEGGVKEFVKYLDRSKTPAMPEPIYIKGERDDIGVEIAMWWNDSYHETVLPFTNNIPQRDGGTHVAGFRGALTRTINNYAQSSGIAKKEKVSFTGDDAREGLTCVLSVKVPDPKFSSQTKDKLVSSEVRPAVEGLMNEKLAEWFEENPNEAKGIVGKIIEAALAREAARKARELTRRKTAMDVNYLAGKLKDCSEKDPSKTEVFLVEGDSAGGSAQTGRDRLTQAVLPLRGKILNVERARFDRMLSSQEIGNLVMALGTGIGRDEFNIEKLRYHKIVIMTDADVDGAHIRTLLLTFFYRQMPELIEGGYLYIAQPPLYKVSRGKSEVYLKDQAALDDYLINQGVEGAVLKLGSGEEIIGQDLTRVVDEARQLKRVLDAFPTHYPRHILEQAAVAGAFVPGAVDADLQGVADKVAARLDLIALEYERGWQGRITQDHGIRLARILRGVEEVRTLDGPMLRSGEARKTGSFTQSLQEVYNTPATLIRRDRSQVIHGPLDLLRAILEEGEKGLSLQRYKGLGEMNPDQLWETTLDPDARTLLQVRVDDMVEADDLFTKLMGDVVEPRREFIQKNALSVENLDF; encoded by the coding sequence ATGTCCGAAGACGCACAGGCTCCTCAAGAATACGGCGCAGATTCCATCAAGGTTCTCAAAGGGTTGGAGGCTGTTCGAAAGCGCCCCGGCATGTATATCGGGGACACGGATGATGGCTCTGGTCTGCACCACATGGTGTATGAGGTGGTCGACAACGGGATCGATGAAGCCTTGGCGGGTCATGCTGACCATGTAACCGTAAAAATCCATGCGGATTCCAGCGTCTCGGTCAGTGATAACGGGCGCGGAATTCCGGTCGATATTCACCCGGAAGAAGGTGTTTCAGCGGCTGAAGTCATTATGACCCAACTGCACGCGGGCGGTAAGTTCGACAGCAATTCCTACAAGGTGTCGGGCGGTCTGCACGGCGTGGGTGTTTCGGTCGTGAACGCCCTGTCCGATTGGCTGGAATTGCGCATCTGGCGTGCGGGCAAGGAACATGTCGCGCGCTTTGAGGGCGGCGAAACGGCTGAACATCTGAAGGTCGTGGGTGAATGCGGCGATCGCACCGGGACCGAGGTGCGGTTTCTGGCCTCGACCAACACGTTTTCGAACCTCGAGTACTCGTTTGAAACGCTGGAAAAGCGCCTGCGCGAGTTGGCCTTCCTGAACTCAGGCGTGCGGATCATCCTGATTGATGAACGCCCTGCTGAGCGGTTGGAAACCGAGTTGTTTTATGAAGGCGGCGTCAAGGAATTCGTCAAGTATCTCGACCGGTCCAAGACCCCGGCCATGCCCGAGCCGATCTATATCAAGGGCGAGCGTGACGACATCGGCGTTGAAATCGCGATGTGGTGGAATGACAGCTACCATGAGACGGTGCTGCCCTTTACCAACAACATCCCGCAGCGGGATGGTGGCACGCATGTCGCCGGTTTCCGGGGTGCTTTGACACGGACGATCAACAACTATGCGCAGTCCAGCGGGATCGCAAAGAAGGAAAAGGTCAGCTTTACAGGTGACGACGCGCGTGAGGGCCTGACCTGCGTGCTGTCGGTGAAAGTGCCTGACCCAAAATTCTCATCCCAAACCAAGGACAAGCTGGTCTCGTCCGAGGTGCGACCTGCGGTCGAAGGTTTGATGAACGAAAAACTGGCCGAATGGTTTGAAGAAAACCCCAATGAAGCCAAGGGTATCGTCGGCAAGATCATCGAGGCCGCTCTGGCCCGTGAGGCTGCCCGAAAGGCCCGTGAACTGACCCGCCGCAAGACGGCGATGGATGTGAACTATCTGGCCGGTAAGCTGAAAGATTGTTCCGAGAAAGACCCGTCCAAAACCGAAGTCTTCCTGGTCGAGGGGGACTCGGCAGGTGGTTCCGCGCAAACAGGTCGGGATCGTCTGACACAAGCTGTTCTGCCCTTGCGCGGGAAAATCCTGAACGTGGAACGCGCGCGGTTTGATCGAATGCTGTCGTCGCAGGAAATTGGCAACCTGGTGATGGCGCTGGGCACTGGTATTGGCCGCGATGAGTTCAACATCGAAAAGCTGCGCTACCACAAGATCGTCATCATGACCGATGCCGACGTGGACGGTGCACACATCCGGACGCTGCTGCTGACCTTCTTCTATCGGCAAATGCCGGAACTGATCGAGGGTGGGTATCTCTATATCGCACAGCCACCACTATACAAGGTTTCGCGTGGTAAATCAGAGGTTTACCTGAAGGATCAGGCGGCGCTGGACGACTATCTGATCAATCAGGGCGTCGAAGGGGCCGTGTTGAAGCTTGGCTCGGGTGAAGAAATCATCGGCCAAGACCTCACGCGGGTTGTGGACGAAGCGCGCCAGTTGAAACGTGTTCTGGACGCGTTCCCGACGCATTACCCGCGTCACATTCTGGAACAGGCTGCCGTCGCGGGGGCTTTCGTGCCGGGTGCGGTTGATGCCGACCTGCAAGGCGTGGCCGACAAGGTTGCTGCCCGTCTTGACCTGATCGCGCTGGAATATGAACGCGGCTGGCAGGGCCGGATTACGCAGGATCACGGCATCCGTCTGGCCCGCATCTTGCGCGGTGTGGAAGAGGTCCGCACTTTGGACGGCCCCATGCTGCGCTCGGGTGAGGCGCGCAAGACCGGCAGTTTCACTCAAAGCCTGCAAGAGGTGTATAACACGCCAGCGACGCTGATCCGCCGTGACCGATCTCAGGTTATCCACGGCCCTCTGGACCTGCTGCGTGCCATTTTGGAAGAGGGCGAAAAGGGCTTGTCGCTGCAACGCTACAAAGGCCTCGGTGAGATGAACCCAGACCAGCTGTGGGAAACAACGCTTGACCCGGACGCCCGCACGCTGTTGCAGGTGCGCGTCGATGACATGGTCGAGGCAGATGATCTGTTCACCAAGCTCATGGGCGACGTTGTCGAGCCGCGTCGGGAGTTCATCCAGAAAAACGCCCTGAGCGTGGAGAATCTTGATTTCTGA
- a CDS encoding DUF1214 domain-containing protein: protein MKILRPLHGGFSMHFLGMVLGAGISASPVFSQSFNDTGDILARSAEVEDIEYKIMVQRATQTAIWGMPAAGMIDFLKGIRRDLGGDYNDIIYLNKPFDSKHGFLTANDVTAYAWASMTSEPGPLVIEVPAATDKVNYFGTIVNAWDVPIVDVGPDGFDEGAGGKYLMLPPGYEGDMSLEELTEAGYLPFETDTYEYGFSFRPKLTNGGTDADAAEYAQTIKVYYLSEADNPPPNNYLEASEVPYDSLPYYNETFFQDLNDYVQNNPVRPQDKVMINFLKDLGIQKGKPFEPSEIQMQAMNEGLLLAYASMQNYFVTPGKAMIPLWVDDSGEMKSQWLIWDFAEGQPEAGFPYETETEVLVDARAGGSYFWITYLPKQLGGGTFYLTGLRDSDGEMYDHNQTYRLNVPADTPADDFWSVIVYSMETKSFIRNVDPVGLSQRDTDAMQANEDGSYDVFFGPEAPEGMESNWIPTTEPYFLLFRLYGPQEGWLESGWMLGDLEKVN from the coding sequence ATGAAAATACTTCGGCCACTACACGGCGGTTTTTCGATGCACTTTTTGGGAATGGTGCTCGGCGCAGGTATTTCTGCTTCACCAGTTTTCTCACAGTCCTTCAACGACACGGGCGACATCCTTGCACGATCAGCCGAGGTCGAGGACATCGAGTACAAGATTATGGTGCAGCGTGCCACCCAGACGGCCATCTGGGGAATGCCTGCCGCCGGTATGATCGATTTCCTCAAGGGCATTCGTCGCGACCTCGGTGGCGACTACAACGACATCATTTATCTCAATAAGCCGTTCGATTCCAAACATGGGTTTCTTACAGCTAACGACGTTACGGCCTATGCTTGGGCTTCAATGACCTCGGAACCCGGTCCCCTTGTCATTGAAGTGCCCGCTGCCACCGACAAGGTGAACTACTTCGGTACAATCGTGAATGCTTGGGATGTTCCTATCGTGGACGTTGGTCCCGATGGTTTCGATGAAGGTGCCGGCGGCAAGTACCTCATGCTACCCCCAGGCTACGAAGGGGATATGTCCCTGGAGGAATTAACTGAGGCGGGATACCTTCCCTTTGAAACAGATACCTACGAATATGGTTTTTCGTTCCGGCCAAAACTGACGAATGGCGGAACGGACGCCGATGCGGCCGAGTACGCTCAGACGATCAAGGTGTACTACCTGTCTGAGGCCGACAATCCGCCACCCAACAACTATCTCGAAGCGTCAGAAGTGCCGTACGACTCGCTTCCATACTACAACGAGACATTCTTTCAGGACTTGAACGATTACGTTCAAAACAACCCTGTCAGACCACAAGACAAGGTCATGATAAATTTCCTGAAGGATCTCGGGATCCAAAAGGGAAAACCTTTCGAGCCATCGGAAATTCAGATGCAAGCTATGAATGAGGGTTTGTTGTTGGCGTATGCCTCAATGCAGAACTACTTTGTAACGCCCGGCAAAGCCATGATCCCGCTCTGGGTCGACGATAGCGGCGAGATGAAGAGCCAGTGGCTGATATGGGACTTTGCCGAAGGTCAACCCGAGGCAGGATTCCCGTATGAGACTGAGACAGAGGTACTTGTGGATGCGCGTGCGGGCGGCAGCTACTTCTGGATCACGTACCTGCCGAAACAACTCGGTGGCGGTACATTTTATCTGACGGGCCTTCGCGACAGCGACGGTGAAATGTACGACCACAATCAGACTTACAGACTGAACGTCCCAGCGGACACACCTGCCGACGATTTCTGGTCCGTGATTGTTTATTCGATGGAGACCAAGAGCTTCATTCGGAACGTTGATCCTGTCGGTTTGTCCCAGCGCGACACTGATGCGATGCAGGCTAATGAAGACGGTTCTTACGACGTCTTTTTTGGACCAGAAGCACCGGAAGGCATGGAAAGCAACTGGATACCAACCACAGAGCCGTACTTCCTTTTGTTTCGTCTATATGGGCCGCAAGAAGGATGGCTGGAGAGTGGCTGGATGCTGGGCGATCTTGAAAAAGTAAACTGA
- a CDS encoding antibiotic biosynthesis monooxygenase encodes MAQDAGVIEIVTMDLAAGITAQEFEPVDRAIENEHVSKQPGFISRQAAFADGKWAVVVNWESAEAAQASMDSFASAPAAEKFMNMIDATTMSMTRYELAR; translated from the coding sequence ATGGCTCAAGATGCTGGCGTAATTGAGATTGTGACAATGGATCTTGCCGCAGGGATCACAGCTCAGGAGTTCGAACCAGTCGATAGGGCCATTGAGAACGAGCACGTTAGTAAACAGCCCGGCTTCATCTCCCGGCAAGCTGCGTTCGCAGATGGCAAATGGGCGGTCGTCGTCAATTGGGAAAGCGCAGAGGCAGCGCAGGCGTCCATGGACAGCTTTGCCTCTGCCCCGGCAGCCGAGAAGTTCATGAACATGATCGACGCAACTACAATGTCGATGACCCGCTACGAACTGGCGCGGTGA